The genomic DNA TCGCGGCCAGCCGTGAACCGGGGGCTGAAACAAAGATCGTTCCGGTTCAGGAAATTCCCAAAGGCTGGTACGGACTGGATATCGGCCCCGCCTCGGTCAAACTATTCTCAGAAGCAGTTCAGGATGCCAAGACCATTCTCTGGAACGGTCCCATGGGCATGTTCGAAGTCGATGCCTTTGCCAGAGGGACCCTCGCGATGGCCCATTCCGTCGCCAATGCCTACGCCTTGACCATCGTCGGGGGAGGCGAAACCGCCCTCGCAATCCATCGGGCCGGTGAATCCGAAAGTATCTCGTTCATTTCAACCGGCGGTGGAGCGGCGCTGGAATTACTCGAGGGGAAAACCCTTCCGGGACTCGCAGCCCTTCCCAACCGTGCAGCATGACGACAACGTCTACCGTTTCCTCCCCGCAATAGAGGCTCCGTGAGAACTCGCTTCATCGTCGGCAACTGGAAAATGAATAAGACCGCCTCGGACGCCGGGGCATTCGTTCATCGTCTATCGCAGGAATTGCCCCACCATGCCGGAATCCAGATCGGCCTGACACCGCCATTTACGGCGCTGCACGCCGTACGCGAGGCGCTGGGCCCGGCCTCGGCCGTTCTCCTCGGCGCGCAAAATCTCTATTGGGAAGATAAAGGAGCATTCACCGGCGAAGTGTCCGGGGCGATGCTGAAGGACATCGGTTGCCAGTTTGTCCTCGTCGGCCATTCGGAGCGGCGACAGTATTTCGGCGACCAGGACAGCTGGACGAATAAAAAAGTTCTAGCCGCCCTTCGGCATGGCCTTCAACCGATTCTGTGCGTGGGAGAAACACTCCAGGATCGTGATTCGGGACAGACCGACCTCGTCATTCAAAGACAGCTTCGCGCCGGACTTGCCGGGACCGAGGCACACACGCTTCCAACCCTGACGATCGCCTATGAGCCAGTGTGGGCCATTGGAACTGGGCGGGCTGCGTCACCGGAGCAGGCGGTCCCGGTCCATCGCCTCATCCGCCGAACCATCGGCGAACTGAGCGGAACGGACATAGGAAACCACGTCCGCATTCTATATGGAGGGAGCGTCACACCGCACAATATCGCCGACTTTCTAGCATCCGAAGAAATCGACGGCGCACTTGTCGGCGGGGCTTGTTTAGACCCGGTCTCTTTTGCTACACTCGTCAAAGTCGCAATCGGGTCCAAACCCATCACGGCATAAACACTCAACATGTATACACTACTCATCATCATTCACGTCATCGTCTGCCTGCTCATGATTGGAGCAATCCTGCTGCAGTCCGGGAAAGGCGCTGAAATCGGTGCGGCATTCGGTGGCTCCAGCCAAACCGTATTCGGCAGCCGAGGGCCCGCTAACTTCCTCAGCAAGTTCACCGTCATCACCGCATTTGTCTTCATGTTCACTTCATTGTCTTTGGCCATCATCGCAAAGGACCGGAATTTCGCCTCCACAGTCATCGACCTGAATAAGAAACCAGCCGCCACAACCCCAAGTTCCGCGCCGGCAGAAACCACAACAACCCCTGCCGCTGAATCTCATTCATCCGGCGAGGGTTCGCACTAGCTTCCTCGCCTCACAGCTCCTACTGCATCGCAGGTATCAGCCGAGCACATGACGACAGCTCGCTCGCCACAGCCACGGGCTGTCGCGAATTCGCATGCTATCGAGATGTTCGCGTGGGGAAGATACTGTGATCGATGAGACTGCTAGACGGGAGTCAGCCACTGCCGGTGAGCGGAATCAGTCCCGCCCACCACATCAAAAAATGCTTTTTGTAAGGTTTGCGTGATCGGCCCTGGCTTTCCGCTGCCGATGCGCCGCTGATCGATTTCCGTCACAGGGGTGAGTTCTGCCGCAGTCCCGGTGACAAAGACTTCTTCTGCCACATACATTTCATCGCGCGTGAACCGCTCCTCGACCACGGGAATATTACGCTCCTTCGCCAATTGGATGATGGAGTTGCGCGTAATTCCCTCAAGAATGGAGGTCAATGGAGTCGTTTTTAAGACACCACGTCGCACGATGAACACATTTTCTCCCGTGCCTTCCGCTACATACCCTTCAGGATCCAGCATGATCGCTTCGTCATAGCCATCGGCCTTCACTTCCCGTTTGGCCAGAATGGAGTTGACGTAATAGCCGGAAATTTTCCCGCGCGTCATGGAAACATTCACATGGTGACGCGTAAAGGACGACACTCTGGCTCGAATCCCCTTGGACAGGGCCTCATCGCCCAGATAGGTCCCCCATTGCCAGGCCGCGATGCTCACCTTGATTGGATTCTCAGCAGGGTAGAGCCCCATGGCACCATACCCGATGTACACCAACGGACGAATGTAACAAGCCTCCAACCGATTGACCCGGACGGTTTCGACAATCGCTTCCGAGATTTGCTTCCTGTCGAAAGGCATTTCGATCAACCCGATGTGGGCGGATTCAAAGAGTCGATCCACGTGCTCAGGCAGCCTGAAAATGGCTGACCCGCTCTTCCCCTTGTAGCAGCGAATACCCTCAAACGCTGCCAACCCGTAGTGAAGCGAGTGCGTGAGCACATGAACCTGCGCATCAGCCCAGGCCGCAAACTTCCCATCCATCCATATTTTTTCGCTGGTTTGTAACATGCGCGGGATAATACCAGCGCCTCGCGACGACCGTCAAGACAACCGCACGTAGACATTTCGATGCAGAGTCTTCAGGAATTCCGCCGCTCCCGCCCTCCTTCACGCAGCGGTTCCTGAAGCCAGCTTCGTTCAATGACGCACTAATTCTTGACACCCTCTCTGCGGCTATGATAAACACCCACGTTCTGCTGACGAGGAGAAAGACGCACATGTACGCTATTATCGAGACAGGCGGAAAACAGTATCGAGTGGAAACCGGAACCGTACTCCAAGTGGAGTCACTCCCGGGTGACGTCGGGCATTCTGTGCAGATCGACAAGGTCAAGCTGCTGCATGGCGAGGGCGGACTGGTAGTCGGCCAGCCGGTGGTGGCGGGGGCGACCGTGACAGCGGAAATCATCCGCCAGGGTCGCACCAGATCGATCACGGTCTTCAAGAAGCACCGTCGCAAGAATTATCGCCGTACCAGAGGCCACCGGCAGGGCTTTACGCAGCTGCGGGTCACTGGGATCGAAACGAAGTAACGACTCGAAGGGGAGTTTGCCATGGCAACAAACAAAGGCGGCGGTTCGACAAGGAACGGCCGTGACAGTAACCCACAATACCTCGGTGTCAAAGCCTACGGCGGAGAGACGATCAAGGCAGGCTCCATCATTGTGCGCCAGCGGGGAACGAAGTTTTTCCCAGGCCTCAACGTCGGTTTGGGACGGGATCACACCCTCTATGCCTATGTGTCCGGTGTCGTGAAGTTCGAAGGTGGCCGCGGCCGTCAGAAGGTCAGCGTCTATCCCGTCACAGCGAAGGCCTGATCCCTCCTCAGTCCATACCTTTATTCCTACGGAACAGGTGCCTTCCGTTACAGCATCCCCCATGAGCCGGCGAATACGCTATACTGCTGTTTCTGAATAAACACGCCGGCTCGGGGATCGCTGCCATGTCTACCTTTGTCGATCAAGTCCAAATCCTGGTGAAGGCCGGTCACGGCGGCAACGGCGCCTGCAGCTTTCGGCGGGAAAAGTTCGTCCCTCGCGGCGGCCCTGACGGCGGTGACGGCGGTGACGGCGGCAGCGTCGTGGTTGAAGCCACCACTCGCCTCAGCACCCTGCTGGATCTTCGTTACCAAAAACATTACGAGGCCGAAAAAGGCGAGACCGGAGGAGGCAGCAACTGCCATGGACGCCGGGGCGCCGACGTGCGCATTCCCGTCCCGGTCGGCACCATGGTGTTCGACGAGAACACCCAGGAACTGCTGGCCGATCTCACGAAAGACGGAGAAACCTGCGTCATTGCCAAAGGCGGTCAGGGAGGCCGAGGCAACACCCAATTCGCCACATCGACCAACCGGGTGCCGACACAATTCGAGCCAGGCACTCCCGGCGAAGAGCGATTGCTTCGACTCGATCTCAAGCTCCTGGCCGATGTCGGATTGGTCGGCTATCCGAACGCCGGAAAATCGACACTCATCGCCGCCGTGTCCGCCGCTCGCCCCAAAATTGC from Nitrospira sp. ND1 includes the following:
- the tpiA gene encoding triose-phosphate isomerase, with the protein product MRTRFIVGNWKMNKTASDAGAFVHRLSQELPHHAGIQIGLTPPFTALHAVREALGPASAVLLGAQNLYWEDKGAFTGEVSGAMLKDIGCQFVLVGHSERRQYFGDQDSWTNKKVLAALRHGLQPILCVGETLQDRDSGQTDLVIQRQLRAGLAGTEAHTLPTLTIAYEPVWAIGTGRAASPEQAVPVHRLIRRTIGELSGTDIGNHVRILYGGSVTPHNIADFLASEEIDGALVGGACLDPVSFATLVKVAIGSKPITA
- the secG gene encoding preprotein translocase subunit SecG — encoded protein: MYTLLIIIHVIVCLLMIGAILLQSGKGAEIGAAFGGSSQTVFGSRGPANFLSKFTVITAFVFMFTSLSLAIIAKDRNFASTVIDLNKKPAATTPSSAPAETTTTPAAESHSSGEGSH
- a CDS encoding branched-chain amino acid transaminase, yielding MLQTSEKIWMDGKFAAWADAQVHVLTHSLHYGLAAFEGIRCYKGKSGSAIFRLPEHVDRLFESAHIGLIEMPFDRKQISEAIVETVRVNRLEACYIRPLVYIGYGAMGLYPAENPIKVSIAAWQWGTYLGDEALSKGIRARVSSFTRHHVNVSMTRGKISGYYVNSILAKREVKADGYDEAIMLDPEGYVAEGTGENVFIVRRGVLKTTPLTSILEGITRNSIIQLAKERNIPVVEERFTRDEMYVAEEVFVTGTAAELTPVTEIDQRRIGSGKPGPITQTLQKAFFDVVGGTDSAHRQWLTPV
- the rplU gene encoding 50S ribosomal protein L21, which encodes MYAIIETGGKQYRVETGTVLQVESLPGDVGHSVQIDKVKLLHGEGGLVVGQPVVAGATVTAEIIRQGRTRSITVFKKHRRKNYRRTRGHRQGFTQLRVTGIETK
- the rpmA gene encoding 50S ribosomal protein L27, whose product is MATNKGGGSTRNGRDSNPQYLGVKAYGGETIKAGSIIVRQRGTKFFPGLNVGLGRDHTLYAYVSGVVKFEGGRGRQKVSVYPVTAKA
- the obgE gene encoding GTPase ObgE — encoded protein: MSTFVDQVQILVKAGHGGNGACSFRREKFVPRGGPDGGDGGDGGSVVVEATTRLSTLLDLRYQKHYEAEKGETGGGSNCHGRRGADVRIPVPVGTMVFDENTQELLADLTKDGETCVIAKGGQGGRGNTQFATSTNRVPTQFEPGTPGEERLLRLDLKLLADVGLVGYPNAGKSTLIAAVSAARPKIADYPFTTLTPNLGVVRWTGEQTFVIADIPGLIEGAHEGKGLGFQFLRHIERTSLLLHVIDISEWATEDPVASLEIMRHELTAYDDTLAARPFAVVGTKLDVKGEGERLERLRKYCQRRKIPFFAISAATREGLDECIRYIGQQVELLRKTPCETNS